A region of Massilia sp. WG5 DNA encodes the following proteins:
- a CDS encoding TRAP transporter large permease codes for MNAAIIFALLIVLMLTGMPVSISLGLTVLTFLFTMTHVPIESVAMKLFTGIDNFEIMAIPLFILAGNFLTHGGVARRMINFATSMVGHWHGGLALAGVLACALFAAVSGSSPATVVAIGSIILPAMVKQGYPKRFGAGVITTSGALGILIPPSIVMVMYSVTTNTSVGQLFMAGVVPGLLLAFLLGLTTWVIARKRDYPRMQRATWAERLTAFRRSAWGLFLIVIVMGGIYSGVFTPTEAAGIAAVYAFVIAVFVYKDLKLVQVGKVLLDSAAMSAMLLYIITNAVLFSFLMTSENVPQAMAGWLTTQGLGPIGFLLVVNVLLLLAGNVMEPSSIVLIMAPILFPVATQLGIDPVHFGIIIVVNMEVGMCHPPVGLNLYVASGVTKMGISELTVAVLPWLLTMIGFLLLVTYIPAISLWLPHMIYS; via the coding sequence ATGAACGCCGCCATTATTTTCGCGCTGCTGATCGTCCTGATGCTGACCGGCATGCCGGTCTCGATCTCGCTCGGCCTGACGGTGCTGACCTTCCTGTTCACCATGACGCACGTCCCGATCGAGTCGGTGGCGATGAAGCTGTTCACCGGCATCGACAACTTCGAGATCATGGCGATCCCGCTGTTCATCCTGGCCGGTAACTTCCTGACCCACGGCGGGGTGGCGCGGCGCATGATCAACTTCGCCACCTCGATGGTCGGCCACTGGCACGGCGGCCTCGCGCTGGCCGGCGTGCTGGCCTGCGCGCTGTTCGCCGCGGTCTCGGGCTCGAGCCCGGCGACGGTGGTGGCGATCGGCTCGATCATCCTGCCGGCCATGGTCAAGCAGGGCTATCCGAAGCGCTTCGGCGCCGGCGTGATCACGACCTCGGGCGCGCTCGGCATCCTGATCCCGCCCTCGATCGTGATGGTGATGTATTCGGTGACCACCAACACCTCGGTCGGCCAGCTGTTCATGGCGGGCGTGGTGCCGGGCCTGCTGCTGGCCTTCCTGCTGGGCCTGACGACCTGGGTCATCGCCCGCAAGCGTGACTACCCGCGCATGCAGCGCGCCACCTGGGCCGAGCGCCTGACCGCCTTCCGCCGCAGCGCCTGGGGCCTGTTCCTGATCGTGATCGTGATGGGCGGCATCTACAGCGGCGTGTTCACCCCGACCGAAGCGGCCGGCATCGCCGCCGTGTACGCCTTCGTGATCGCGGTGTTCGTCTACAAGGACCTGAAGCTGGTCCAGGTCGGCAAGGTGCTGCTGGATTCGGCGGCGATGTCGGCGATGCTCCTGTACATCATCACCAACGCCGTGCTGTTCTCCTTCCTGATGACCAGCGAGAACGTGCCGCAGGCGATGGCCGGCTGGCTCACCACCCAGGGCCTGGGCCCGATCGGCTTCCTGCTGGTCGTGAACGTGCTGCTGCTGTTGGCCGGTAACGTGATGGAGCCGTCCTCGATCGTGCTGATCATGGCGCCGATCCTGTTCCCGGTCGCGACCCAGCTCGGCATCGACCCGGTCCACTTCGGCATCATCATCGTCGTGAACATGGAAGTCGGCATGTGCCACCCGCCGGTCGGCCTGAACCTGTACGTGGCCTCGGGCGTCACCAAAATGGGGATTTCCGAATTGACGGTGGCGGTGCTGCCCTGGCTGCTGACGATGATCGGCTTCCTGCTGCTGGTTACCTACATTCCCGCGATCAGCCTGTGGCTGCCGCACATGATTTATAGCTGA
- a CDS encoding ATP-binding protein — protein MRNTFSIPRPVPDGPWRWLVPVLLVLLFLLVLLWLPWQARQMEANERQEQLIADTLWVEQTLRFELARSEEALATLGADLAADTPPTPQALQARLAQMFKNGHELRRVAWLDADGRLLAMRGSELPGSGLTQSSREAQAMSRTTRSGRYSDPYGATRNLHGYVDYHLPLYHHGKFAGSLIATYNLQTLLDENVPWWFAQDNALSLLDRDDHVVAQRAAGGPGRGIYTHKRALDLPGGQIVLATDSVKAAPKLLPNLLVGSVIVLALGLVLSLAALWRHIARTIAAENALRQQMAFRTAMENSLLTGLRARDLEGRVTYVNPAFCRIVGLPAGELLGKKPPMPYWAPEETVEYEERFRKVLAGQATPQFETVFLRPDGTRVPVLVFEAPLVDSIGRHTGWMSSILDITDRRRAEELARQQQEKLETSARLATMGEISSMLAHELNQPLAAISSYTAGALNVLNRAGVGDDAGMLKRALEQANTQARRAGQIIRSVHEFVKKREPRRERVAIPQVIDGIRALVDLQARQSYVTLQVEVPSDLPPVLADRVLLEQVLLNLTRNAIESMQDIDRERRVLRIAAAHKEEQVAVSVIDNGHGIPPEVAERLFSPFFSTKAEGMGMGLSICRTAIEFHGGTLTHADNPGGGTIFTFTLQQAQAQLQDKIPT, from the coding sequence ATGAGAAACACATTTTCGATCCCACGCCCCGTGCCGGACGGCCCCTGGCGCTGGCTGGTGCCGGTACTGCTGGTGCTGCTGTTCCTGCTGGTGCTGCTGTGGCTGCCCTGGCAGGCGCGCCAGATGGAGGCCAACGAGCGCCAGGAACAGCTGATCGCCGACACCCTGTGGGTCGAGCAGACCCTGCGCTTCGAACTGGCGCGCAGCGAGGAAGCGCTGGCGACCCTGGGCGCCGACCTGGCCGCCGACACCCCGCCCACACCGCAGGCGCTGCAGGCGCGCCTGGCGCAGATGTTCAAGAACGGCCACGAACTGCGCCGCGTGGCCTGGCTGGACGCCGACGGCCGCCTGCTGGCCATGCGCGGCAGCGAGCTGCCGGGCAGCGGGCTGACCCAGTCCTCGCGCGAGGCGCAGGCGATGTCGCGCACCACGCGCAGCGGGCGCTACAGCGATCCCTACGGCGCCACCCGCAACCTGCACGGCTACGTCGACTACCACCTGCCGCTTTACCACCACGGCAAATTCGCCGGCAGCCTGATCGCCACCTACAACCTGCAGACCCTGCTCGACGAGAACGTGCCCTGGTGGTTCGCCCAGGACAACGCCCTGTCCCTGCTCGACCGCGACGACCACGTGGTGGCGCAGCGCGCCGCCGGCGGCCCGGGACGCGGGATCTATACCCACAAGCGCGCGCTCGACCTGCCGGGCGGGCAGATCGTGCTGGCCACCGACAGCGTGAAGGCCGCGCCCAAGCTGCTGCCCAACCTGCTGGTCGGCTCGGTGATCGTGCTGGCGCTGGGGCTGGTGCTGTCCCTGGCCGCGCTGTGGCGCCACATCGCGCGCACCATCGCCGCCGAGAACGCGCTGCGCCAGCAGATGGCCTTCCGTACGGCGATGGAGAATTCGCTGCTGACCGGCCTGCGCGCACGCGACCTGGAAGGGCGCGTCACCTATGTGAATCCGGCCTTCTGCCGCATCGTCGGCCTGCCGGCCGGCGAACTGCTCGGCAAGAAGCCGCCCATGCCCTACTGGGCGCCGGAGGAGACCGTCGAGTACGAGGAGCGCTTCCGCAAGGTCCTGGCGGGCCAGGCCACGCCGCAGTTCGAGACCGTGTTCCTGCGCCCCGACGGCACCCGCGTGCCGGTGCTGGTGTTCGAGGCGCCGCTGGTCGACAGCATTGGGCGCCATACCGGCTGGATGAGCTCCATCCTCGACATCACCGACCGCCGGCGCGCCGAGGAGCTGGCCCGCCAGCAGCAGGAAAAGCTCGAGACCAGCGCGCGCCTGGCGACCATGGGCGAGATCTCGTCGATGCTGGCGCACGAACTGAACCAGCCGCTGGCGGCGATCTCCAGCTACACGGCGGGCGCGCTGAACGTGTTGAACCGGGCAGGCGTGGGCGACGACGCCGGCATGCTGAAGCGCGCGCTGGAGCAGGCGAATACCCAGGCGCGGCGCGCCGGCCAGATCATCCGCAGCGTGCACGAGTTCGTGAAGAAGCGCGAACCGCGCCGCGAGCGGGTCGCCATACCGCAGGTGATCGACGGCATCCGCGCCCTGGTCGACCTGCAGGCGCGCCAGAGCTACGTCACGCTGCAGGTGGAGGTGCCGTCCGACCTGCCGCCGGTACTGGCCGACCGCGTGCTGCTCGAACAGGTGCTGCTGAACCTGACCCGCAACGCGATCGAATCGATGCAGGACATCGACCGCGAACGCCGCGTGCTGCGGATCGCCGCCGCCCACAAGGAGGAGCAGGTGGCGGTATCGGTGATCGACAATGGTCACGGCATCCCGCCCGAGGTGGCCGAGCGCCTGTTCTCGCCCTTCTTCTCGACCAAGGCCGAGGGCATGGGCATGGGCCTGTCGATCTGCCGTACGGCGATCGAATTCCACGGCGGCACCCTCACCCACGCCGACAATCCGGGCGGCGGCACCATATTCACGTTCACGCTGCAGCAGGCGCAGGCTCAGTTGCAGGATAAAATACCGACCTGA
- a CDS encoding methylated-DNA--[protein]-cysteine S-methyltransferase gives MNTQQGSELFSAIVAAPFGAMGIRTEAQGEQARVRELVYLPPHYTEKAPQDAAAEQAAEQVTRYFGDADFRFELPLVEAGSVFQRRVWDAIQAIPRGKVLTYGQVAKLLESHPRAVGQACGANWFPLVIPCHRVTASGGLGGFASSDDEHGFTLTVKRWLLRHEGALPNDVPWQQQSIFP, from the coding sequence ATGAACACACAACAGGGCAGCGAACTCTTCAGCGCCATCGTCGCGGCGCCGTTCGGCGCGATGGGTATCCGCACGGAAGCGCAGGGCGAACAGGCGCGGGTACGCGAGCTGGTCTACCTGCCGCCGCATTACACCGAAAAAGCGCCGCAGGACGCCGCCGCCGAACAGGCCGCCGAGCAGGTCACGCGCTACTTCGGCGACGCCGATTTCCGTTTCGAGCTGCCGCTGGTCGAGGCCGGCAGCGTGTTCCAGCGCCGCGTCTGGGACGCGATCCAGGCCATCCCGCGCGGCAAGGTCCTGACCTATGGCCAGGTCGCCAAGCTGCTGGAATCGCATCCGCGCGCGGTCGGCCAGGCCTGCGGCGCCAACTGGTTCCCGCTGGTGATTCCCTGCCACCGCGTGACGGCAAGCGGCGGCCTGGGCGGATTCGCCAGCAGCGACGACGAACACGGCTTCACGCTGACGGTCAAGCGCTGGCTGCTGCGCCACGAAGGCGCGCTTCCTAACGACGTGCCATGGCAGCAGCAGTCAATCTTTCCCTGA
- the queG gene encoding tRNA epoxyqueuosine(34) reductase QueG produces MSPSQSDLIELARTIKTWGAELGFADVRIADVDLSRHEAGLQAWLDAGHHGEMDYMASHGMKRARPAELVPGTVRAIVARMDYLPMASDADWRARERLRQQDPQAAVVSLYARGRDYHKVLRNRLQALAEKVKAAVGELGFRVFTDSAPVMELPLAEKSGLGWRGKHTLLLSREAGSTFFIGEILVDLPLPVDEATGAHCGQCDACIGACPTNAILGPGRLDARRCISYLTIELKGSIPEELRPLIGNRIYGCDDCQLACPWNKFAQRAALPDFDERNGLGAAGLVELFGWEEEEFNRRMEGSPIRRIGHERWLRNLAVGMGNAATGAGESARGDPRIVAALRARLVHPSALVREHVSWALARHGAFD; encoded by the coding sequence ATGTCCCCATCCCAGTCTGACCTGATCGAACTCGCGCGCACCATCAAGACTTGGGGCGCGGAACTGGGCTTTGCCGACGTGCGGATCGCGGACGTGGACCTGTCGCGCCACGAGGCCGGCCTGCAGGCCTGGCTGGATGCCGGCCACCACGGCGAGATGGATTATATGGCAAGCCACGGCATGAAGCGCGCCCGGCCGGCGGAGCTGGTGCCGGGCACGGTGCGTGCGATCGTCGCGCGCATGGACTACCTGCCGATGGCGTCGGACGCCGACTGGCGCGCGCGCGAACGCCTGCGCCAGCAGGATCCGCAGGCCGCCGTGGTCTCGCTGTATGCGCGCGGCCGCGACTACCACAAGGTGCTGCGCAACCGCCTGCAGGCCCTGGCCGAGAAGGTCAAGGCGGCGGTCGGCGAGCTCGGCTTTCGCGTGTTCACCGATTCGGCGCCGGTGATGGAACTGCCGCTGGCGGAAAAATCGGGGCTGGGCTGGCGCGGCAAGCACACGCTGCTGCTGTCGCGGGAGGCCGGCTCGACCTTCTTCATCGGCGAGATCCTGGTCGACCTGCCGCTGCCGGTCGACGAGGCGACCGGCGCCCATTGCGGCCAGTGCGACGCCTGCATCGGCGCCTGCCCGACGAATGCGATCCTGGGACCGGGACGACTGGACGCGCGGCGCTGCATCTCCTACCTGACGATCGAGCTGAAGGGCAGCATCCCGGAAGAATTGCGGCCGCTGATCGGCAACCGCATCTACGGCTGCGACGACTGCCAGCTGGCCTGCCCCTGGAACAAGTTCGCACAGCGCGCGGCGCTGCCGGATTTCGACGAGCGCAACGGCCTGGGCGCGGCCGGACTGGTGGAATTGTTCGGCTGGGAAGAAGAGGAATTCAACCGCCGCATGGAGGGCAGCCCGATCCGCCGGATCGGGCATGAGCGCTGGCTGCGCAACCTGGCGGTGGGGATGGGTAATGCGGCAACCGGGGCTGGGGAGTCCGCCAGGGGCGACCCGCGGATCGTGGCGGCGTTGCGGGCCCGCTTGGTGCATCCGTCAGCGCTGGTGCGCGAGCACGTTTCCTGGGCGCTGGCGCGCCACGGCGCCTTCGATTAG
- a CDS encoding TRAP transporter substrate-binding protein, whose product MQIKSMVAALAMVAGASFALNASAQAPIVIKFSHVVATDTPKGRAAERFKELAEKLTKGRVKVEVYPNSQLYKDKEELEALQLGAVQMLAPSLAKFAPLGVKEFEAFDLPYIFPTKAALYSVTEGPIGKSLLQKLEPKGITGLAYWDNGFKIMSANKPLHKPADFRGLKMRIQSSKVLDAQFRALGANPQVLAFSEVYQALQTGVVDGTENPPSNMYTQKMHEVQKHVTMSNHGYLGYAVIVNKKFWDGLPADVRGELQQAMADATKYEKAIAQQDNDMALDAIRKAGKTTIYNLTPQEQAEWRKALVPVQKQMAGRVGPELIDAINKTTASVK is encoded by the coding sequence ATGCAGATCAAATCCATGGTCGCGGCACTTGCTATGGTTGCGGGCGCAAGCTTCGCACTCAACGCATCGGCCCAGGCCCCCATCGTCATCAAGTTCAGCCACGTCGTCGCGACCGACACCCCGAAAGGCCGCGCCGCCGAGCGTTTCAAGGAACTGGCTGAAAAGCTCACCAAGGGCCGCGTCAAGGTCGAAGTCTACCCGAACAGCCAGCTGTACAAGGACAAGGAAGAACTCGAAGCCCTGCAGCTGGGCGCGGTCCAGATGCTGGCGCCCTCGCTGGCCAAGTTCGCGCCGCTGGGCGTGAAGGAATTCGAAGCTTTCGACCTGCCCTACATTTTCCCGACCAAGGCCGCGCTGTACTCCGTGACCGAAGGCCCGATCGGCAAGAGCCTGCTGCAGAAGCTGGAGCCGAAGGGCATTACCGGCCTGGCCTACTGGGACAATGGCTTCAAGATCATGTCGGCCAACAAGCCGCTGCACAAGCCGGCCGACTTCCGCGGCCTGAAGATGCGCATCCAGAGCTCGAAGGTGCTGGACGCGCAGTTCCGTGCGCTGGGCGCCAACCCGCAGGTGCTGGCCTTCTCGGAAGTCTATCAGGCCCTGCAGACCGGCGTGGTGGACGGCACCGAGAATCCGCCGTCGAACATGTACACCCAGAAGATGCATGAGGTGCAGAAGCACGTGACCATGTCGAACCATGGCTACCTGGGCTATGCCGTCATCGTCAACAAGAAGTTCTGGGACGGCCTGCCGGCCGACGTGCGCGGCGAGCTGCAGCAGGCCATGGCCGACGCCACCAAGTACGAGAAGGCGATCGCCCAGCAGGACAACGACATGGCCCTGGACGCCATCCGCAAGGCGGGCAAGACCACCATCTACAACCTGACGCCTCAGGAGCAGGCAGAGTGGCGCAAGGCCCTCGTGCCGGTGCAGAAGCAGATGGCGGGCCGCGTCGGTCCGGAGTTGATCGACGCGATCAACAAGACCACCGCTTCGGTAAAGTAA
- a CDS encoding DUF3052 family protein: MSEKTIADKMFLRNAKSMVILNGNVHPGMVSQMPPNLIKNDQDKVDVVLMFAMNRKELEQFFPTAKERLGEKGSLWVAYLKQTASKATDINRDSINAYAKENGITGVAMISIDGDWSALRMKRIEI, translated from the coding sequence ATGAGCGAAAAGACGATTGCAGACAAGATGTTCTTGAGGAACGCGAAATCGATGGTGATCCTGAACGGGAACGTCCATCCCGGGATGGTGTCGCAGATGCCGCCCAACCTGATCAAGAACGACCAGGACAAGGTGGACGTGGTGCTGATGTTCGCGATGAACCGCAAGGAACTCGAACAGTTCTTCCCGACCGCCAAGGAGCGCCTCGGCGAGAAAGGCTCGCTGTGGGTCGCCTACCTGAAGCAGACCGCGTCGAAGGCGACTGATATCAATCGCGACTCGATCAATGCCTATGCGAAGGAAAATGGTATCACCGGCGTCGCCATGATCTCGATCGACGGCGACTGGTCGGCTTTGCGCATGAAGCGCATCGAAATCTAA
- a CDS encoding N-acetylmuramoyl-L-alanine amidase, with the protein MPRTPALPPDALIPGSPKRRTVLKSGGTLLLSVLAPALLPSSAMAAQIMAVRVWPADEYTRVTLENDGDLKATHFMVADPPRLVVDIDGLALNDTLRSLVAKVESNDPYIKQVRVGQNRPNVVRLVFDLKEEVKPQVFTLAPVGGYRHRLIFDLYPVRQVDPLSAMIARENWSDGAVPATPAPAPQPGDATVGQAGPDAIAKLEADAARAGSTPAQPQPTAPQAQPRPPAKGKDAAGNNSGKVTRMVTIALDPGHGGEDPGATGATGVHEKDIVLEIAKRLKARLEDLPNTRVMLTRDADFFVPLGQRVEKARKVQADLFVSIHADAFIQASARGSSVFVLSEKGASSSAARWLANDQNKADLIGGINLGSQDKQLASVLFDLSTTAQINDSLKLGKAVLSEIGGINRLHKGSVEQAGFAVLKAPDIPSILVETAFISNPEEEARLKDDAYQNQLADAITKGIKRYFAYNPPLAKGRTA; encoded by the coding sequence ATGCCTCGAACGCCTGCACTACCCCCCGACGCCCTGATCCCTGGTTCCCCCAAGCGCCGCACTGTCCTGAAAAGCGGCGGTACGCTGCTCCTGTCCGTCCTCGCTCCCGCCCTGCTTCCGTCCTCGGCCATGGCCGCGCAGATCATGGCGGTGCGCGTGTGGCCGGCCGACGAGTACACCCGCGTGACCCTGGAGAACGACGGCGACCTGAAAGCCACCCATTTCATGGTGGCCGATCCGCCGCGCCTGGTGGTCGACATCGACGGCCTGGCGCTGAACGATACCCTGAGGAGCCTGGTCGCCAAGGTCGAATCGAACGACCCCTACATCAAGCAGGTAAGGGTCGGCCAGAACCGCCCGAACGTGGTGCGCCTGGTGTTCGACCTCAAGGAAGAGGTCAAGCCGCAGGTCTTCACGCTCGCTCCGGTGGGCGGCTACCGGCATCGGCTGATCTTCGACCTGTATCCGGTGCGCCAGGTCGATCCCTTGTCCGCCATGATCGCCAGGGAGAACTGGTCCGATGGCGCGGTTCCGGCCACGCCGGCGCCGGCGCCCCAGCCGGGCGACGCCACGGTCGGCCAGGCCGGCCCGGATGCGATCGCCAAGCTGGAAGCCGACGCCGCGCGCGCCGGCAGCACCCCGGCCCAGCCGCAGCCGACCGCGCCGCAAGCCCAGCCGCGGCCGCCCGCCAAGGGCAAGGACGCGGCCGGCAACAACAGCGGCAAGGTGACGCGCATGGTGACCATCGCCCTCGACCCCGGCCATGGCGGCGAAGACCCTGGCGCCACCGGCGCCACCGGCGTGCACGAGAAGGACATCGTGCTGGAGATCGCGAAGCGCCTGAAAGCCAGGCTGGAAGACCTGCCGAACACGCGCGTGATGCTGACCCGCGACGCCGACTTCTTCGTGCCGCTCGGCCAGCGCGTGGAAAAGGCGAGGAAGGTGCAGGCCGACCTGTTCGTCTCGATCCACGCCGACGCCTTCATCCAAGCGTCCGCGCGCGGCTCCTCCGTGTTCGTGCTGTCCGAGAAGGGCGCCAGCTCGAGCGCGGCGCGCTGGCTGGCGAACGACCAGAACAAGGCCGACCTGATCGGCGGCATCAACCTCGGCAGCCAGGACAAGCAGCTCGCCAGCGTGCTGTTCGACCTCTCGACCACGGCCCAGATCAACGACAGCCTCAAGCTGGGCAAGGCGGTGCTGAGCGAGATCGGCGGCATCAACCGCCTGCACAAGGGCTCGGTCGAGCAGGCCGGCTTCGCGGTGCTGAAGGCGCCCGACATCCCCTCGATCCTGGTCGAGACCGCGTTCATTTCGAACCCGGAAGAAGAGGCCAGGCTGAAGGACGACGCCTACCAGAACCAGCTCGCGGACGCGATCACGAAAGGCATCAAGCGCTACTTCGCGTACAATCCGCCGCTGGCGAAGGGACGAACGGCCTGA
- the tsaE gene encoding tRNA (adenosine(37)-N6)-threonylcarbamoyltransferase complex ATPase subunit type 1 TsaE produces the protein MQDFLKAYLPDESATQALGGALARALAPGLVIYLHGDLGAGKTALTRALLHAAGHQGAVKSPTYTLSEPYRIVLDGQPANLIHYDLYRMSSPEEFLDAGFREDFDGRNICIVEWPEKGAPVLPPPDVTVLLTVSGLGREVELQALSELGLLCLERLHYPPTP, from the coding sequence ATGCAGGATTTTTTGAAAGCTTACCTTCCGGACGAATCGGCGACCCAGGCCCTGGGCGGCGCCCTGGCGCGCGCGCTGGCGCCCGGCCTCGTGATCTACCTGCACGGCGACCTCGGCGCCGGCAAGACCGCCCTCACGCGCGCGCTGCTGCACGCGGCCGGCCACCAGGGCGCGGTGAAAAGCCCGACCTACACGCTGTCCGAGCCCTACCGGATCGTCCTGGATGGGCAGCCGGCCAACCTGATCCACTACGACCTCTATCGCATGTCCAGCCCGGAGGAATTCCTCGATGCGGGCTTCCGCGAAGACTTCGACGGCAGGAATATCTGCATCGTCGAATGGCCCGAAAAAGGCGCGCCGGTGTTGCCGCCACCCGACGTCACGGTATTGCTTACAGTCAGCGGCCTCGGCCGTGAGGTAGAATTGCAGGCGTTGTCTGAATTGGGCCTGCTATGCCTCGAACGCCTGCACTACCCCCCGACGCCCTGA
- a CDS encoding response regulator transcription factor yields the protein MLHIVDDEDVIRDALEWLAQSRGLAARGYAGGQAFLDALDTQPDPQGDRGECVLLDVRMPGMNGIAVFDQLVARGLLARLPVIFLTGHGDVPMAVDSLKRGAFDFFEKPFNDNQLMDRVEEALARSRQAAASSAVRERLSTLSAREREVLDLILAGNMNKVVADKLGISMRTVEVHRAHIFDKMQVKTAVELAGLLK from the coding sequence ATGCTGCACATCGTCGACGACGAAGACGTCATCCGCGACGCCCTCGAATGGCTTGCGCAATCGCGCGGACTGGCCGCGCGCGGCTATGCCGGCGGCCAGGCCTTTCTCGACGCCCTGGACACGCAACCCGACCCCCAAGGCGACCGCGGCGAATGCGTGCTGCTGGACGTGCGCATGCCCGGCATGAACGGCATCGCCGTGTTCGACCAGCTGGTCGCGCGCGGCCTGCTGGCGCGCCTGCCCGTGATCTTCCTGACCGGCCACGGCGACGTGCCGATGGCCGTCGACTCCCTCAAGCGCGGCGCCTTCGACTTCTTCGAAAAGCCCTTCAACGACAACCAGCTGATGGACCGCGTCGAAGAAGCCCTGGCCAGGTCGCGCCAGGCCGCCGCCTCCAGCGCCGTGCGCGAACGCCTGTCCACGCTGTCGGCGCGCGAACGCGAAGTCCTCGACCTGATCCTGGCCGGAAACATGAACAAGGTCGTGGCCGACAAGCTGGGCATCAGCATGCGCACGGTCGAGGTGCACCGCGCCCACATCTTCGACAAGATGCAGGTCAAGACCGCGGTCGAGCTGGCCGGCCTACTGAAGTAA
- a CDS encoding TRAP transporter small permease has product MKFLDRLEEWIIASLMAGATLIIFIAVLHRYLSGLPIPGLQDWLISLNTSWAQELSTFMFVWMAKFGAAYGVRTGIHVGVDVLVNRLSERWRNKLIVFALLAGALFTGIIGTLGLNFILRLAGTDQTSADMEIPMWIVYMALPLGSYLMCFRFLQVTWHFVRNGELPRHDHAYVEGLEDEIEDARKST; this is encoded by the coding sequence ATGAAATTCCTCGATCGCCTCGAAGAGTGGATCATCGCCAGCCTGATGGCCGGCGCCACTCTCATCATCTTCATCGCGGTGCTGCACCGCTACCTGTCCGGCCTGCCGATCCCCGGCCTGCAGGACTGGCTCATCAGCCTGAACACCAGCTGGGCCCAGGAACTGTCCACCTTCATGTTCGTGTGGATGGCCAAGTTCGGCGCCGCCTACGGCGTGCGCACCGGCATCCACGTCGGCGTCGACGTGCTGGTCAACCGCCTGTCGGAACGCTGGCGCAACAAGCTCATCGTGTTCGCACTGCTGGCCGGCGCACTGTTCACCGGCATCATCGGCACGCTGGGCCTCAACTTCATCCTGCGCCTGGCCGGCACCGACCAGACCTCGGCCGACATGGAAATCCCGATGTGGATCGTCTACATGGCGCTGCCGCTGGGCTCCTATTTGATGTGCTTCCGCTTCCTGCAAGTGACCTGGCACTTTGTCCGCAACGGCGAACTGCCGCGCCATGACCATGCCTACGTCGAAGGCCTGGAAGACGAAATCGAAGATGCAAGGAAATCCACATGA
- a CDS encoding D-hexose-6-phosphate mutarotase yields MSASTIQFGQLPALLLRAPDGAEASITLYGAHLVSWKSVSGTGAAPQERMFMSRLSALDGSRAIRGGVPVIFPQFAERGEGMRHGFARTSTWQVLDSGEQDGAAWALLGLNQDELSPQASSAWAYAFELALRVSVRGAELDMALEVRNIGSHPFSFAAALHTYHLVEDVEAVRIDGLQAETLAITDKLDQVFERIAGPLTFDNGADKLLHSQRGFTDVVVWNPGAADAAALSDLEDEEYRNFVCIEPAMLGPQTLEPGGSWKGEYRLSSIP; encoded by the coding sequence ATGAGCGCATCTACCATCCAATTCGGGCAACTGCCCGCCCTGCTGCTGCGTGCGCCGGACGGCGCCGAGGCAAGCATCACCCTGTACGGCGCCCACCTGGTGTCCTGGAAATCCGTTTCCGGCACCGGCGCCGCGCCCCAGGAGCGCATGTTCATGAGCCGCCTGTCGGCGCTCGACGGCAGCCGCGCGATCCGCGGCGGCGTGCCGGTGATCTTCCCGCAATTCGCCGAACGCGGCGAGGGCATGCGCCACGGCTTCGCGCGCACCAGCACCTGGCAGGTACTCGACAGCGGCGAGCAGGACGGCGCCGCCTGGGCCCTGCTGGGACTGAACCAGGACGAGCTGTCGCCGCAGGCCTCGAGCGCCTGGGCCTATGCGTTCGAACTGGCGCTGCGGGTATCGGTGCGCGGTGCGGAACTCGACATGGCGCTCGAGGTGCGCAACATCGGCAGCCACCCCTTCTCCTTCGCGGCCGCCCTGCACACCTACCACCTGGTCGAGGACGTCGAAGCCGTGCGCATCGACGGCCTGCAGGCCGAGACCCTGGCCATCACCGACAAGCTCGACCAGGTATTCGAGCGCATCGCCGGCCCGCTCACCTTCGACAACGGCGCCGACAAGCTGCTGCACAGCCAGCGCGGTTTTACCGACGTGGTGGTGTGGAATCCGGGCGCGGCCGATGCCGCCGCGCTGTCGGATCTGGAGGATGAAGAGTACCGGAACTTCGTCTGCATCGAACCGGCCATGCTGGGACCGCAGACGCTGGAGCCGGGCGGGAGCTGGAAGGGCGAGTACCGCCTCAGTTCGATTCCTTGA